A genomic segment from Bubalus bubalis isolate 160015118507 breed Murrah chromosome 5, NDDB_SH_1, whole genome shotgun sequence encodes:
- the PATE1 gene encoding prostate and testis expressed protein 1 produces the protein MDKSLLLGLPVLLCCFQGLKGQMGPLAAALSHLLPYSLAQIIEIIQCRMCHIQFPRQKCSRGRGLCTAVKEEACTTGRIFKYDGTLWLTFRGCLKNCANVNNIKWSVYLVNFRCCRSHDLCNEDI, from the exons ATGGACAAGTCCCTCCTGCTAGGGCTCCCTGTCCTCCTCTGCTGCTTTCAAG GTTTGAAAGGGCAGATGGGTCCTTTGGCAGCTGCGCTTTCACATCTACTTCCCTACTCTCTGGCCCAAATTATAGAAATTATTCAGTGTAGGATGTGCCACATCCAGTTTCCAAGACAGAAGTGTTCCAGAGGCAGAGGACTATGTACTGCAGTGAAAGAAGAGGCTTGCACAACTGGGAGGATTTTCAAAT ATGATGGCACTCTCTGGTTAACCTTCAGGGGTTGCCTAAAGAACTGCGCTAATGTGAACAACATAAAGTGGAGTGTCTACCTGGTGAACTTCAGGTGTTGCAGGAGCCATGACTTGTGCAATGAAGACATCTAG